The nucleotide sequence AGCCGGTCGAGCTCCCTCTCGTACTCCTCGTAGCCCAGGAAGTCGTAGAGCTCCCTGCGTGTCTGCATCTCCCCGACGACGCCCCTCTGGGTGCCCTCCTCGCGGATCGTCTTGTAGACCTTGAGAGCCGCGGCGCTCATCGCCCGGAAGGCCGAGAGCGGGTAGAGCGCGAGCCCGACCCCTACCTCCGCGAGCTCCGCAGTGGTGAACAGCGGGGTCTTCCCGAACTCCGTGATGTTGGCGAGGACCGGGACGTCGAGCGCCCCGGTGAAGCGGCGGTAGTCTTCGAGCCCGGTTACGGCCTCGGCGAAGATCGCGTCGGCCCCGGCCTCCTGGTAGAGCTTCGCGCGCCCGACGGCCGCGTCGAGCCCCTCGACGGCCACCGCGTCGGTGCGGGCCATCACCACGAAGTCGGGGTCGGTTTTGGCCGAGGTGGCCGCCTTCACCCGGTCGGCCATCTCCTCCGGCTCGACCAGCTCCTTGCCGGGCCGGTGCCCGCAACGCTTGGCCTGGACCTGGTCCTCGATGTGGATCCCGGCGACACCGGCCCGGATCATCTCGCGCACCGTCCGCCCGATCACGAACGCCGGGCCGAAGCCCGTGTCCGCGTCGACCAGAAGCGGCAGATCGGTCACCCCCGTGATCCTGCGCGCGTCGCAGAGTACGTCGTTCAGGTTGGTCATGCCGAGGTCCGGCAGGCCGTACGAGGCGTTCGCCACCCCCGCCCCCGAGAGGTAGAGGGCCTTGAAGCCCGCGCTCTCGGCCAGAAGAGCCGCGTAGGCGTTTATGACGCCCGCGATCTGCAGCGGCCTCTCCTCGCTCCATGCCCGCCTCAAACGGGCGCCCGGTGAGGGTGCAGCCCCGTTCTCCGTCAGGCTCATCTTCCTCCTCTCTCATGCTCTCTCCTGTTCGGTGGCCCGGATTCTCTCGAGCGCCGACGGGTCCTCCAGCGTCGAGAGGTCGCCCGGGTCCCGGCTCTCGGCCACGGCCTGGATGCCGCGCCGCAGCAGCTTCCCGCTGCGCGTCTTCGGGAGCGCCCCGACGAAGTGCACCCGCTGCGGGCGGGCCACCGGGCCGACCTTCTCCGCGACGAGCTCCTTTATGGATGACTCTAACCCGGGGGAGGGCTCGGCGTCCTCCTTCAGCACGACGTAGGCGAAGATCGCCTGCCCCCGGTACTCGTCGGCGACGCCGACGGCCGCGGCCTCTGCCACCGCCGGATGGGCGCTCAGCGCCTCCTCGATCTCCCGCGTCCCGAGCCGGTGGCCGGCGACGTTTATAACGTCGTCGGAGCGTCCCATCATGTAGTAGCGGCCGTCCTCCGCGTGCATCGCCCAGTCGAAGGTCGAGTAGAGCTCCTTATCCGGGAAGCTCGAGAAGTAGGTCGAGACGAAGCGTTCGTCGTCGCCCCAGACGGTGGACATACACCCCGGCGGCAGCGGTGCCTTGATCGCGAGGATCCCGCGCTCGCCTGGGCCGACCTCCTCGCCGCTCACCTCGTGCATCACCCGGAGGTCGTAGCCGTAGCAGGGGAAGCCGGCGCTGCCGGGCACCACCGGCTCGTCCTCGAGCCCGGGGAGCATCGCGCTCAGGATCGGCCAGCCGGTCTCCGTCTGCCAGTAGTTGTCCCGCACGGAGACGCCGAGCGCCCCGGAGATCCAGCGGGCCGTCGGCTCGTCGAGCGGCTCTCCGGCGAGGAACAGGTTCCTGAGCGAGGAGGTGTCGTGCTCCTCCATGTACGAGGGGCCCTGCTTCCTGAGCGCCCTTATCGCCGTGGGGGAGGTGAACATGGTCTGCACGCCGTGCTCCTCGACTATGCTCCACCAGATCCCGGGGTCCGGCCTCACCGGAAGCCCCTCGTAGACGATGGTGGTGAGGCCGTACAGGAGCGGGCCGTAGACTATGTACGAGTGTCCCACGACCCACCCGATGTCCGAGGCGGTGAACATCGTCTCGCCGGGATTGGTGGCGAAGACGTGCTTCATCGAGGCGGCGAGCGCCACAGCGTATCCCCCGGTGTCGCGCTGGACGCCTTTGGGGGTGCCGGTCGTCCCGGAGGTGTAGAGGATGTAGCTCGGCTCGCTCGACTCGAGCCACTCTACCGGAACCTCCTCGCCGAAGTGCTTCTCTCTGAGCGCGGCGTAGTCGAGGTCCCGGCCCTCCTCGAGGTTCAGGTTCTCGTCGATGTGACGGTTGCATACCACAACGTGTCCGGGCGGGTGTTCTGTCATCCCGATCGCCCGGTCCACGAGCGGCTTGTAGCGGATGACGTTGCCGCCGCGCATCCCGGCGTCCGACGTGATCAGGGCCTTCGGCTGGGCGTCGTCTATCCTCCTGGCCAGGTTCTCGGCAGCGAATCCGCCGAAGACGACCGAGTGTATCGCCCCGATCCTGACGCACGCCAGCATCGCGAAGAGCGCCTCGGGCATCATCGGCATGTAGATGACCACCCGGTCGCTGCGCCCGACGCCCAGCTCCCTGAGCGAGGCGGCGAACGCGCTGACCTCGGCGTGGAGTTCGCGGTAGGTGAAGCTCTCCCGTTCGCCGGTTTCGCTCGAGACGTAGACGAGAGCCCTCTGGTCGCCGCGGGTTTCGAGGTGGCGGTCTACGGCGTTGTGGCAGAGGTTCGTCTCGCCGCCGACGAACCAGCGGGCGAACGGCGGGCGCGAGTAATCGAGCACCCGCTCGAAGCCGGTGTGCCAGTCCACCAGCCGTGCCTGCTCGGCCCAGAAGACGTCCCGGTCTTCGAGCGAACGGCGATGGAAGGCCCGGTAGTTGTCAAGGGTCATCTCTCCTCCCTTCCCTTCGCGGGAGCCTCGCTCCACACGGGTGAAGGATACAACGCGAGGGCGGCATTCTCCGGCTAGACCCGCTCCCTCCGGGAGGAGGCGAGCAGCAGGAGGAGCGCGCCGACCACGATAGCCGTGTCGGCCAGGTTGAAGACGGGCCAGTGCTCGAGCGGCCAGAACCGCAGATCGAGGTAGTCGGTGACCTCGCCGCGCAGGAGACGGTCGGCCAGATTCCCTGCCGCGCCTCCCAGCACGAGACCGCACCCGAGGGTGACGGACTTCGAGGGGCCTAAAGAGAAGAGTATCCAGAGCACGAACCCCACCGCGACCGCGCTGCCGGCGACGAGCAGCATGCTGCGGCCGGCGAGGATGCCAAAGGCACCGCCGGAGTTCTCGATGTAGGTGATGTCGAGCACGCCGGGGATCGCAACCACGCTCTCACCGAGGCGCATAGAACCGCGCACGGCGCTCTTGACCGCCTGGTCCAGGATCAGCACCAGGGCCGCGACGGCGAGCGTCGCGAGCAGGTAGAGCGCGGCGCTCGTCTTCTGGTGTCCGTGGTTTTTCTGTACGTTCAACGTCCCGGATGATCGTACCATCACCGCCGGGCAGCCGTCTCAGAGAAGCGCCTGGATGAGCAGCGCCAGGGCTACCACCGTCGCGACCCAGAGGAAGATCACGGCGACCGCGGCAACCCGGTTACTGGCCGGGGGCCGTGTGCTTCGAGCCCTCTCGCGGCACTCCGCGAGCACCTCGTTTGGGATGAGGCGTATCGCCAGCGCCACGCCGATTGGGACCAGCACGAGATCGTCCAGATAACCGAGGATCGGGATCGGGTCCGGGATCAGGTCCACCGGGCTCAGCGCATAGCCCGCGACGCAGGCGGCGAAGAGCCGGGCGTGCAGCGGCACCCGGGGGTCTCGGTAGGCCAGATACAGGGCGTGTGCCTCCTGCCCGAGAGCCCGGGCGCGGTCTCTCAGATGATGCAGGGATTTTCTCGGCACCGCCGTGGACACCTCCGGGGGACGACCCACCGCGACTTTACCACACGGTGCGGGGCCGAGACTGTAAAGAGGTCAAAAACGTAGTAACGTTCGCGATTGTGAAATCGAGGATGGACATCACCCGCAAACCCTCCCGGTGGGCCTTCGGGGCTCTGGTGCTCCTGACCCTGCTCGCGGTGGCGCTCGGGGTAGCCGCGCGCGTCTACCACCTGGGTTTCCCGGACAAGAGGATGTGGGACGAGGTCTACTTCCCGGTCTTCGCGCGCAACTACCTGGTGGGCAAGAACTTCTTCGATCTGCACCCGCCGCTCGGCAAGTTCATCATAGCGGTGGGGCTGCTCCTCTACGGCGACACGCCGCTCGGCTGGCGGGTGATGTCCGACGCTTTCGGGGTGGGCATGATCTTCCTCGCCGCCGGGACGGGGTGGTACTTCCTCAGGGACCGGGCTGCGGCCCTGTTGATGGGGCTCTTCGTCGCGGCAGAGACGATGTTCATCGTCTACTCTCGGGCCGGGCTTATGGACGGTATTCTCACCTTCTTCGTCCTGGCGACGATGGCCGCGGCCTGGCGGACGAAGACGCTGCGCG is from Rubrobacter calidifluminis and encodes:
- the prpB gene encoding methylisocitrate lyase; this translates as MSLTENGAAPSPGARLRRAWSEERPLQIAGVINAYAALLAESAGFKALYLSGAGVANASYGLPDLGMTNLNDVLCDARRITGVTDLPLLVDADTGFGPAFVIGRTVREMIRAGVAGIHIEDQVQAKRCGHRPGKELVEPEEMADRVKAATSAKTDPDFVVMARTDAVAVEGLDAAVGRAKLYQEAGADAIFAEAVTGLEDYRRFTGALDVPVLANITEFGKTPLFTTAELAEVGVGLALYPLSAFRAMSAAALKVYKTIREEGTQRGVVGEMQTRRELYDFLGYEEYERELDRLFARGREV
- a CDS encoding propionate--CoA ligase, with protein sequence MTLDNYRAFHRRSLEDRDVFWAEQARLVDWHTGFERVLDYSRPPFARWFVGGETNLCHNAVDRHLETRGDQRALVYVSSETGERESFTYRELHAEVSAFAASLRELGVGRSDRVVIYMPMMPEALFAMLACVRIGAIHSVVFGGFAAENLARRIDDAQPKALITSDAGMRGGNVIRYKPLVDRAIGMTEHPPGHVVVCNRHIDENLNLEEGRDLDYAALREKHFGEEVPVEWLESSEPSYILYTSGTTGTPKGVQRDTGGYAVALAASMKHVFATNPGETMFTASDIGWVVGHSYIVYGPLLYGLTTIVYEGLPVRPDPGIWWSIVEEHGVQTMFTSPTAIRALRKQGPSYMEEHDTSSLRNLFLAGEPLDEPTARWISGALGVSVRDNYWQTETGWPILSAMLPGLEDEPVVPGSAGFPCYGYDLRVMHEVSGEEVGPGERGILAIKAPLPPGCMSTVWGDDERFVSTYFSSFPDKELYSTFDWAMHAEDGRYYMMGRSDDVINVAGHRLGTREIEEALSAHPAVAEAAAVGVADEYRGQAIFAYVVLKEDAEPSPGLESSIKELVAEKVGPVARPQRVHFVGALPKTRSGKLLRRGIQAVAESRDPGDLSTLEDPSALERIRATEQERA
- the lspA gene encoding signal peptidase II; its protein translation is MVRSSGTLNVQKNHGHQKTSAALYLLATLAVAALVLILDQAVKSAVRGSMRLGESVVAIPGVLDITYIENSGGAFGILAGRSMLLVAGSAVAVGFVLWILFSLGPSKSVTLGCGLVLGGAAGNLADRLLRGEVTDYLDLRFWPLEHWPVFNLADTAIVVGALLLLLASSRRERV
- a CDS encoding YkvA family protein, with the translated sequence MPRKSLHHLRDRARALGQEAHALYLAYRDPRVPLHARLFAACVAGYALSPVDLIPDPIPILGYLDDLVLVPIGVALAIRLIPNEVLAECRERARSTRPPASNRVAAVAVIFLWVATVVALALLIQALL